The Tardiphaga alba genome includes a window with the following:
- a CDS encoding phage major capsid protein: protein MTDKTAAELAGEVKAEFQKSFDAVKEIAEKALAEAAKGVTMSSEQKDKADEVLTKMNTLNEQLSTLEQKVLEGTKGDIEVPKSMGEMFVGDDKVKQFLAHPNPRGRVDFQTKATLTSLTTDAAGSVGDAIQNTRLPGILPLPQRRMTVRDLLSQGQMDGNTLEYVKETGFVNNAGMVAEGTTKPSSDIKLDLVSTSAKVIAHWMKASRQVMSDIPQLQSIINNRLLYGLAYKEEGQLLNGDGTGQNLLGIIPQATAYSAPIAIADLNMFDVLRLAMLQAALAEYPATGHVLHPIDWAGMETLKDTTGRYIIGNPQGATTPTMWGLPVVATQAITVRKFLTGAFKLGAQVFDRWAARVEIATENEDDFIKNLITVLAEERLALAVYRPEAFIYGDLDVALAA, encoded by the coding sequence ATGACCGATAAGACCGCCGCTGAACTTGCGGGCGAAGTGAAGGCCGAATTCCAGAAGTCCTTCGATGCTGTCAAGGAGATCGCCGAGAAGGCGCTCGCCGAGGCCGCGAAGGGTGTCACCATGTCCAGCGAACAGAAGGACAAGGCCGACGAAGTCCTCACCAAGATGAATACTTTGAACGAGCAACTCTCCACGCTCGAGCAGAAGGTTCTGGAGGGCACCAAGGGGGACATCGAAGTGCCGAAGTCGATGGGCGAGATGTTCGTCGGCGACGACAAGGTGAAGCAGTTCCTGGCGCACCCGAACCCGCGCGGTCGCGTCGACTTCCAGACCAAGGCAACCCTCACTTCTTTGACCACCGATGCCGCCGGATCGGTCGGTGATGCCATCCAGAATACGCGTCTTCCCGGTATTCTGCCGCTGCCACAGCGCCGCATGACCGTCCGTGATTTGCTCTCGCAGGGGCAGATGGACGGCAATACGCTGGAGTATGTGAAGGAAACTGGCTTCGTGAACAACGCCGGCATGGTGGCTGAAGGCACCACCAAGCCGTCGTCCGACATCAAGCTCGATCTCGTCTCGACCTCGGCCAAGGTCATCGCTCACTGGATGAAGGCTTCGCGCCAGGTGATGAGCGATATCCCGCAGCTGCAGTCGATCATCAACAATCGTCTGCTCTACGGCCTGGCTTACAAGGAAGAGGGCCAGCTTCTGAATGGCGACGGAACGGGCCAGAACCTGCTCGGCATCATTCCGCAGGCGACCGCGTACTCGGCGCCGATCGCGATCGCGGACCTCAACATGTTCGACGTTCTGCGTCTGGCGATGCTGCAGGCGGCGCTCGCCGAGTATCCTGCGACCGGCCATGTTCTTCACCCGATCGATTGGGCTGGCATGGAGACGCTGAAGGACACCACCGGTCGCTACATCATCGGCAACCCGCAGGGCGCAACCACGCCCACCATGTGGGGGCTGCCCGTCGTCGCGACGCAGGCGATCACTGTTCGCAAGTTCCTCACCGGCGCCTTCAAGCTCGGCGCGCAGGTGTTCGACCGTTGGGCAGCCCGCGTCGAGATCGCGACCGAGAACGAAGATGACTTCATCAAGAACCTGATCACGGTTCTGGCTGAAGAGCGTCTCGCGCTCGCGGTCTATCGGCCGGAAGCGTTCATCTACGGCGATCTCGACGTCGCGCTCGCCGCGTAA
- a CDS encoding terminase large subunit domain-containing protein: MQQLSIEAAPRFACPDWWDRIQAGQTPMADIPVNEQRAAKALAFFNRLRLPDVPGNPALSEACGDWFRDILVAFLASEDPITKQRLVWELLCMVPKKNSKTTYVAALGLTALFMEEAPNRQMLLVAPSQNISERCFDQAQGMIRIDARLNAIFKVQDHLKCIERRKTGTQLNVKTFDTSIVTGEIPILTIIDELHELGKKAKASAVMQQIRGGGITMQGGQVLMITTQSDEQPAGIWKTELKKARDIRDGNGGSAPILLPVLYEFPLAQQRDQDYWRDKRNWAPILPNLGRSIDPERLSADYDNNGKVNAEAEKIWTSQHLNIEIGVGIGDDSWRGADYWEQGAVNELADLDELLRRSEVVTFGGDGGGLDDLLGAAVIGREKGTRHWLCWNHAWVHKPVLALRKEIAPALQDFEAENTLTICDRPEDLILGFGGVFRRVMASGLLPAKDAVGLDPNNVAAIIEDLMAGGMTDDMLRRVRQGPALSPAWWGIEFKLADRTFFHGGTTLMNWVVSNAKVVRQGNGIMITKQHAGSAKIDPLIATGCAAILMSWNPVSQNNISSFLASLAEE; the protein is encoded by the coding sequence CGCCTGTCCGGACTGGTGGGATCGCATTCAGGCCGGACAGACGCCGATGGCGGATATCCCGGTTAATGAACAGAGGGCCGCTAAAGCGCTGGCGTTCTTCAATCGCCTGCGGTTGCCAGATGTGCCCGGGAATCCGGCATTGTCGGAAGCATGCGGTGACTGGTTTCGCGACATCCTCGTCGCGTTCCTCGCGAGTGAAGATCCGATCACAAAGCAGCGACTCGTATGGGAGTTGCTGTGCATGGTGCCGAAGAAGAACTCAAAGACCACGTATGTCGCTGCGCTCGGCTTGACAGCCTTGTTCATGGAAGAAGCGCCAAACCGGCAGATGTTGTTGGTGGCGCCGAGCCAGAACATCTCGGAGCGGTGCTTCGATCAGGCGCAAGGGATGATCCGCATCGATGCGCGGCTCAATGCAATCTTTAAGGTGCAGGATCACCTGAAGTGTATCGAGCGCAGGAAGACCGGCACGCAACTGAACGTCAAGACCTTCGACACGTCGATCGTTACCGGGGAAATCCCGATCCTCACGATTATTGATGAGCTGCACGAACTGGGTAAGAAGGCGAAAGCCTCGGCCGTCATGCAACAGATCCGCGGTGGTGGCATCACGATGCAGGGCGGACAGGTCCTGATGATCACCACGCAGTCGGATGAACAGCCGGCCGGCATCTGGAAGACAGAACTTAAGAAGGCGCGTGACATCCGTGATGGCAACGGTGGTTCGGCGCCAATCCTGCTGCCCGTGCTCTACGAATTTCCGCTCGCGCAACAGCGCGATCAGGACTACTGGCGCGATAAACGCAATTGGGCACCGATCCTGCCTAACCTCGGACGGTCAATCGACCCGGAGCGCCTCTCTGCTGACTACGACAACAACGGCAAGGTGAATGCCGAGGCCGAGAAGATCTGGACCTCGCAGCATTTGAATATCGAGATCGGCGTCGGCATCGGTGACGATAGCTGGCGTGGGGCGGATTATTGGGAGCAAGGTGCCGTCAACGAACTCGCTGACCTGGATGAATTGTTGCGACGCTCCGAAGTCGTGACCTTCGGCGGGGATGGTGGCGGGCTCGACGATTTGCTGGGCGCAGCGGTTATTGGGCGCGAAAAGGGTACGCGGCATTGGCTGTGTTGGAACCATGCCTGGGTTCACAAGCCGGTACTAGCCTTGCGCAAGGAGATCGCGCCGGCTCTGCAAGACTTCGAGGCCGAGAATACTTTGACGATCTGCGATCGTCCTGAGGATTTGATCCTCGGATTTGGCGGTGTGTTTCGCAGGGTGATGGCCAGCGGACTGCTGCCTGCAAAAGATGCGGTTGGGCTCGATCCTAACAACGTCGCTGCGATCATCGAAGATCTGATGGCCGGTGGAATGACAGACGACATGCTTCGTCGGGTCAGGCAGGGACCAGCCCTTTCGCCGGCTTGGTGGGGCATCGAATTCAAGCTGGCGGATCGTACGTTTTTTCACGGCGGCACGACGCTCATGAATTGGGTTGTGAGTAACGCGAAAGTCGTGCGCCAGGGCAACGGCATCATGATCACCAAACAGCATGCTGGCAGTGCGAAAATCGACCCGCTTATAGCGACCGGTTGCGCCGCAATCTTGATGAGCTGGAATCCGGTGAGCCAAAACAACATCAGCAGCTTCTTAGCAAGCTTGGCGGAGGAATGA
- a CDS encoding HK97 family phage prohead protease, which yields MKHFDFTFETKSISEAGEFEGYASTFGNVDQGGDVVEPGAFIESVVKAKADGRVIPMLWQHDQREPIGGWKDIAEDSKGLYVKGHLLIDADPLARRAHAHLKNKTIGGMSIGYGIPAGGAEPDEKRRGVMRLKKVDLREISLVTMPMNLSARILGVKAILDGGALPTVREFEEHLRDAGFSKSLAAAIAGKAAPHLRGEPDAKANDAAAFLQGLLKAG from the coding sequence ATGAAGCACTTCGATTTCACATTCGAAACCAAGAGCATCTCGGAGGCTGGCGAGTTCGAGGGATATGCTTCGACGTTCGGGAACGTCGACCAGGGCGGCGACGTCGTCGAGCCGGGAGCTTTTATCGAGAGCGTGGTAAAAGCGAAAGCCGATGGCCGTGTCATTCCGATGCTGTGGCAGCACGACCAGCGCGAGCCGATCGGCGGTTGGAAGGATATCGCGGAAGATTCCAAAGGGCTCTACGTAAAGGGGCACCTTTTGATCGACGCCGACCCGCTGGCTCGTCGCGCCCATGCTCACCTTAAGAACAAGACGATCGGCGGCATGTCGATCGGCTACGGCATACCGGCCGGTGGCGCAGAGCCTGATGAGAAGCGCCGCGGTGTGATGCGCCTCAAGAAGGTTGATCTCCGCGAGATCTCGCTCGTCACAATGCCGATGAATCTATCTGCCCGCATCCTGGGCGTTAAAGCCATTCTGGACGGCGGGGCACTGCCAACCGTCCGTGAGTTTGAGGAGCACCTGCGGGACGCAGGCTTCTCGAAGTCCTTGGCCGCCGCAATCGCGGGCAAGGCAGCGCCGCATCTTCGGGGGGAGCCCGACGCAAAGGCGAATGACGCGGCCGCGTTCCTTCAGGGGCTCCTGAAGGCCGGTTGA
- a CDS encoding phage portal protein → MKLWQKAVAKLQRRSLDIKDPRGWNGGDSTPAGETVTPSSVLGLSAAWACVNLIAGTIATLPLMVYRTNKDGSRAVAKDHPLYRILHDSPNNDQTAVDYLEFMQSSLEFWGNSYSRIIRSGEKPVSLLPIRPDIVSVTRDDRGRLRYRWSEDGQYFDLGDEQVLHVRGFGGGPLGGLSTLTFARSSFALAQATDRAARETFSNGMRPSGQFVFKEWLTKDQRDLVEQRLAERYMGAMNAGRPYIAEGGLEYKSISINPEDAQMLETRGFSVDEVCRFFGVPPFMIGHTEKSTSWGSGLAEQVLGFQKFNLRRRCKRIEQAMEKRLLTPADRAAGIIIEMNMDGLLRGDSAARAAYYGAGLDKGWLNINQVCAMENLPPVDGGDVNRVQMQNVPLTESGKEDPDPKPSPAPANPKLRVVGSDK, encoded by the coding sequence GTGAAGCTCTGGCAGAAGGCGGTGGCAAAGCTTCAGCGGCGCTCTCTCGACATCAAAGATCCCCGCGGCTGGAACGGGGGCGATTCGACCCCGGCCGGTGAGACGGTCACGCCGTCGAGCGTGCTCGGGCTGTCCGCGGCATGGGCGTGCGTGAACCTGATAGCGGGCACCATCGCGACGTTGCCGTTGATGGTCTATCGGACCAACAAGGACGGCTCGCGAGCTGTCGCAAAGGATCATCCGCTCTATCGCATCCTCCATGACAGCCCCAATAACGATCAAACGGCCGTCGACTATCTGGAGTTTATGCAGTCGAGCCTGGAGTTCTGGGGGAATTCTTATTCTCGGATCATCCGATCCGGTGAAAAGCCTGTGTCGCTTCTGCCTATCCGTCCTGACATCGTGTCGGTGACCCGGGACGATCGAGGACGTCTGCGGTACCGATGGTCAGAAGATGGCCAATATTTCGACCTTGGCGACGAGCAGGTGCTGCACGTTCGTGGTTTCGGCGGAGGTCCTCTTGGTGGTCTCTCAACTCTGACTTTCGCGCGCAGCTCATTCGCGCTGGCTCAGGCCACCGACCGAGCCGCGCGCGAGACCTTCTCGAATGGCATGCGCCCGTCTGGCCAATTCGTTTTCAAGGAATGGCTAACGAAGGATCAGCGTGATCTCGTTGAGCAGCGGCTTGCTGAGAGATACATGGGCGCTATGAACGCTGGTCGCCCGTATATTGCTGAAGGCGGTCTGGAATACAAAAGCATCTCCATCAACCCGGAAGATGCGCAGATGCTTGAGACTCGCGGTTTTTCGGTTGACGAGGTGTGTCGATTTTTCGGCGTCCCGCCGTTCATGATCGGGCACACTGAGAAATCCACGAGCTGGGGCTCCGGACTTGCTGAGCAAGTTCTGGGCTTCCAAAAGTTCAATCTTCGCCGTCGTTGCAAGCGCATCGAGCAGGCGATGGAAAAGCGGCTGCTGACGCCAGCGGACCGCGCTGCAGGCATCATTATCGAAATGAACATGGATGGGCTGCTGCGAGGCGATAGCGCCGCGCGAGCAGCCTACTATGGCGCTGGGCTAGACAAGGGCTGGCTCAACATCAATCAGGTCTGTGCGATGGAAAACCTGCCGCCCGTCGATGGTGGCGACGTGAACCGCGTTCAGATGCAGAACGTGCCGCTGACCGAGTCCGGCAAAGAAGATCCGGATCCTAAGCCATCACCTGCGCCAGCAAATCCGAAGCTGCGCGTCGTCGGGAGCGACAAATGA